From a single Vibrio toranzoniae genomic region:
- a CDS encoding TetR/AcrR family transcriptional regulator translates to MFGFSCKGDKQGIFGCKGVLSKKQQSIADREVELMLLAKDLVREQGFGNLTMDKLTAASCYSKGTIYNHFCSKEDVVLALCIHSLKAEALMFSRSGEFEGNTREKIVALHVAYRIYARMEPVLSTCAIMAKSPWVLEKASSARVTEMNELEELVIEQADSMVNQAVEAGDLKFSSGVGSDAIVFANWSIAFGSNALSQNASNSRCIKRLQDPYSVLHNANMLLDGLNWQPLSSDWDYRKTWRRVEQELFSEEIAYLESVSR, encoded by the coding sequence ATGTTTGGCTTTAGTTGTAAAGGCGATAAACAAGGTATCTTTGGTTGCAAAGGCGTGTTGTCTAAAAAGCAGCAGTCTATCGCAGATCGAGAAGTAGAATTGATGTTGTTAGCAAAAGACCTGGTTCGAGAACAAGGGTTCGGAAACCTCACAATGGATAAGCTAACGGCCGCGAGCTGTTATTCTAAAGGTACGATATACAATCACTTTTGCAGCAAAGAAGACGTGGTTTTAGCCTTGTGTATTCACTCCTTAAAGGCCGAGGCATTGATGTTTTCTCGTTCTGGAGAGTTTGAAGGCAACACACGCGAAAAGATCGTCGCATTACACGTTGCTTACCGAATCTATGCTCGCATGGAACCGGTACTATCAACTTGTGCGATCATGGCGAAAAGCCCGTGGGTACTAGAGAAAGCGTCTAGTGCACGCGTTACCGAGATGAACGAACTGGAAGAGCTGGTGATTGAACAAGCCGACTCTATGGTTAACCAAGCAGTAGAAGCGGGTGACCTAAAGTTCTCTTCTGGTGTGGGTTCAGATGCCATCGTGTTTGCAAACTGGTCAATCGCATTCGGTTCAAATGCCTTGTCACAGAACGCATCAAACAGTCGTTGTATCAAGCGGTTACAAGACCCGTATTCAGTATTACATAACGCAAATATGCTTCTAGATGGCCTAAACTGGCAACCTCTTTCTAGCGATTGGGATTACCGAAAAACTTGGCGTCGTGTAGAGCAGGAATTGTTCAGTGAAGAAATTGCTTACTTAGAATCAGTAAGTCGATAA
- a CDS encoding outer membrane beta-barrel protein encodes MKKTLLALALLGASSTAMADSWVYGGVMGGQNSLGNEEETAMGIHVGTGILPLIGVEAGYWDLGSFDSVKYGNTVRSNLDASTAYLAIKPSIDFGPLHVYAKGGLHSYELKADGFKQDDVDIMYGVGAEYFIFGPLSVGASYQNFKMKDDDSGVFSLNATIHLL; translated from the coding sequence ATGAAAAAAACGTTATTGGCACTAGCACTGCTAGGTGCATCTTCAACAGCAATGGCTGATTCATGGGTATATGGTGGTGTAATGGGTGGTCAAAACTCATTAGGCAATGAAGAAGAAACTGCGATGGGTATCCACGTGGGTACTGGTATTCTGCCATTAATCGGTGTTGAAGCGGGTTACTGGGATCTAGGTTCTTTCGATAGCGTAAAATATGGCAACACGGTTCGTAGTAACCTAGATGCAAGCACGGCATACCTAGCGATCAAACCAAGTATCGATTTCGGTCCTCTTCACGTATACGCGAAAGGTGGTCTTCATTCATACGAGCTGAAAGCTGACGGCTTTAAACAAGACGATGTAGATATCATGTACGGTGTAGGCGCTGAGTACTTTATTTTTGGCCCACTATCTGTAGGCGCTAGCTACCAAAACTTCAAAATGAAAGATGACGACTCAGGCGTTTTCTCTCTAAACGCAACTATCCACCTGCTGTAA
- the hrpA gene encoding ATP-dependent RNA helicase HrpA has protein sequence MMRDRFRLSKRISGASRIKNEQSKHAVFDEIALDIAKSMMTATHRAAQKPTIEYPEILPVSQKREDIAKAIAENQVVIVAGETGSGKTTQLPKICSELGRGRFGLIGHTQPRRLAARSVANRIAEEMETQLGEFVGYKVRFNDQISDNTQIKLMTDGILLAEIQHDRFLNQYDTIIIDEAHERSLNIDFIMGYLKELLPKRPDLKVIITSATIDPERFSKHFNNAPIIEVSGRTYPVDTRYRPLGGDESDSDRDQIEGIFEAVDELCDEGSGDILIFMNGEREIRDTADALNKRNLRDTEVVPLYARLSAGEQNRIFQSHTGRRIVLATNVAETSLTVPGIKYVIDPGTARISRYSYRTKVQRLPIEPVSQASANQRKGRCGRVAEGICIRLYSEEDFESRPEFTDPEILRTNLASVILQMTALGLGDIQAFPFVEAPDKRNIQDGVRLLEELGAIATADPAANKNKNQGDDKKKLTAIGRKLAKLPIDPRLARMVIEAPSNRCLHEVMVIASALSIQDPRERPSDKQQSSDDKHKRFFDKESDFITFVNLWDYIKQQQKALSSNQFRKQCKQDYLNYLRIREWQDVYFQIHQAMRELDTKLNDEPGSYDGIHMSLLSGLLSHIGMKDQEKNEYQGARNARFHIFPASGLFKKQPKWIMSAELVETSKLWGRVIAKIQPEWIEPLAKHLIKRSYSEPHWSKKQAAVMAHEKVMLYGIPIIPKRLVNYGAIDATVSRELFVRSALVEGEWETKHAFFKQNRKLLQEVEELEHKSRRRDILIDDDELFDFYDQRVGEEAVSGRHFDTWWKKTSQKTPDLLNFEKSMLFRGDASHVTDLDYPNFWHQNGIKLKLSYQFEPGDDNDGVTVHIPLPILNQIDQNGFDWQIPGLRQELVISLIKSLPKTLRRNFVPAPNYADAFLARVTPLEAPLLDSLEKELRRMTGVEVMREDWKLDQIPEHLKVTFRAVDHRKRKLKEQKDLHELKESLKDKVQETLSKVADDDIEQQNLHTWSFGELPKVYQQKRGGYDVKAFPALVDTKDSVEIKLFETEQEQISAMKSGQRRLILLNVPSPIKYLHSNLPNKSKLGLYFNPYGQVLDLIDDCIACGIDKLIEEKGGLVWEPEQFEALKEHVRAELGDTVVEIAQQVETILTTAFSISKKLKGRVDLSMAFALSDIKAQVEDLIFKGFATECGWKRLPDILRYMKAIERRMEKLPIDPNKDRLHMIKVESVMNDYKELLNKIPKGIAVPENVKEVRWMIEELRVSFFAQQLGTPYPVSDKRVKNAIDAC, from the coding sequence ATGATGCGCGACCGCTTCCGTTTAAGTAAGCGCATCTCTGGTGCAAGCCGCATTAAGAATGAACAATCTAAGCATGCTGTTTTCGATGAAATCGCATTAGATATTGCCAAGTCGATGATGACGGCAACCCATCGTGCTGCACAAAAACCAACGATTGAATACCCAGAGATTCTCCCCGTCAGCCAAAAGCGCGAAGACATCGCGAAAGCCATTGCTGAAAACCAAGTGGTTATCGTGGCGGGTGAAACAGGCTCGGGTAAAACCACTCAGTTACCAAAAATCTGTTCTGAGCTTGGCCGTGGCCGCTTTGGCCTAATTGGTCATACTCAACCTCGTCGTCTTGCGGCGCGTTCGGTTGCTAACCGTATTGCTGAAGAGATGGAAACACAACTGGGTGAGTTTGTTGGTTATAAGGTTCGATTCAACGACCAGATTTCTGATAACACCCAAATCAAATTGATGACCGACGGTATTCTACTGGCGGAGATTCAACACGACCGTTTCTTAAATCAGTACGACACCATCATCATCGATGAAGCGCACGAACGTAGCCTGAACATCGACTTCATCATGGGTTACCTGAAAGAGTTGCTGCCAAAGCGTCCTGATCTCAAAGTGATCATCACGTCGGCAACCATCGACCCAGAGCGTTTCTCTAAGCACTTCAACAATGCGCCTATCATTGAAGTGTCTGGCCGTACCTACCCAGTTGATACGCGTTACCGCCCATTAGGGGGGGATGAAAGTGATTCAGACCGCGATCAAATCGAAGGCATTTTTGAAGCGGTTGATGAGCTGTGTGATGAAGGTTCTGGCGATATCTTGATCTTCATGAACGGTGAGCGAGAAATTCGTGATACCGCAGATGCGCTAAATAAGCGTAACCTGCGTGATACGGAGGTTGTTCCGTTGTATGCGCGCTTGTCGGCGGGTGAACAGAACCGTATCTTCCAGTCCCACACTGGTCGACGTATCGTTCTGGCGACTAACGTGGCTGAAACCTCGTTAACCGTTCCTGGCATCAAATACGTGATCGACCCAGGTACGGCACGTATCAGCCGATACAGTTATCGTACTAAGGTACAACGCCTACCGATTGAACCTGTGTCTCAAGCAAGTGCAAACCAGCGTAAAGGTCGTTGTGGTCGTGTTGCGGAAGGTATCTGTATTCGTTTGTACTCTGAGGAAGATTTCGAGTCACGCCCAGAGTTTACTGATCCAGAGATTCTTCGTACTAACCTAGCATCCGTTATCCTTCAGATGACAGCCTTAGGTTTAGGCGACATTCAAGCCTTCCCATTTGTTGAAGCGCCAGATAAGCGCAACATTCAAGATGGTGTAAGGCTGCTTGAAGAGCTGGGTGCGATCGCGACAGCCGATCCCGCCGCGAACAAAAACAAGAATCAAGGCGACGATAAGAAGAAGCTAACGGCGATTGGTCGTAAGCTAGCGAAGCTACCTATCGATCCACGTTTAGCACGTATGGTGATTGAAGCGCCAAGCAACCGTTGCCTGCACGAAGTGATGGTTATTGCGTCTGCATTGTCGATTCAAGATCCGCGTGAGCGTCCATCAGATAAGCAACAATCGTCTGATGACAAGCACAAGCGCTTCTTCGATAAAGAGTCTGACTTCATCACGTTTGTGAACCTATGGGATTACATTAAGCAGCAACAAAAAGCGCTGTCGAGCAACCAGTTCCGCAAACAGTGTAAACAAGATTATCTGAACTATTTACGTATTCGTGAATGGCAAGATGTGTATTTCCAAATTCACCAAGCAATGCGTGAACTAGATACCAAGTTGAACGACGAACCGGGCAGCTACGATGGTATTCACATGTCGCTGCTATCAGGTTTGCTTTCGCACATCGGTATGAAAGACCAAGAGAAGAATGAATATCAAGGTGCTCGTAATGCGCGCTTCCATATCTTCCCTGCGTCTGGCCTATTTAAGAAACAACCTAAATGGATCATGTCTGCTGAGCTAGTGGAAACCTCAAAACTTTGGGGTCGTGTTATCGCCAAAATTCAACCGGAATGGATTGAACCTTTGGCGAAACATCTGATCAAGCGCAGCTACAGCGAACCACACTGGTCGAAGAAGCAAGCGGCAGTAATGGCTCACGAGAAAGTGATGCTTTACGGAATCCCAATCATTCCGAAACGTTTGGTGAACTACGGAGCGATTGATGCCACCGTCAGCCGTGAGTTGTTTGTGCGTAGCGCATTAGTAGAAGGTGAGTGGGAAACCAAACACGCCTTCTTCAAGCAGAACCGTAAGCTTCTACAAGAAGTCGAAGAGCTAGAGCATAAATCACGTCGTCGTGACATCTTGATCGATGATGATGAGTTGTTCGATTTCTATGACCAACGTGTAGGTGAAGAGGCGGTTTCAGGGCGCCACTTTGATACATGGTGGAAGAAGACTAGCCAGAAAACGCCTGACCTGCTCAACTTCGAAAAGTCGATGCTGTTCCGAGGTGACGCAAGCCATGTTACCGATTTGGATTACCCAAACTTCTGGCACCAAAATGGTATCAAGTTGAAGCTAAGCTATCAGTTTGAGCCGGGCGACGACAACGATGGTGTAACGGTACACATTCCGCTGCCTATCTTGAACCAAATCGACCAGAACGGTTTTGATTGGCAGATCCCAGGCTTACGTCAAGAGCTAGTGATTAGCCTGATTAAGTCGCTACCTAAAACGCTACGCCGTAACTTCGTGCCTGCGCCAAACTACGCCGATGCGTTCTTAGCTCGTGTTACACCACTTGAAGCGCCACTGTTGGACTCTCTTGAGAAAGAGCTGCGCCGCATGACAGGTGTTGAAGTAATGCGTGAAGACTGGAAGTTAGACCAGATACCAGAGCACTTAAAGGTAACATTCCGTGCTGTGGATCATCGCAAGCGTAAGCTGAAAGAACAGAAAGATCTGCATGAGTTGAAAGAGAGCCTGAAAGACAAGGTTCAAGAAACGCTTTCTAAAGTGGCAGACGATGACATCGAACAGCAGAACCTGCACACTTGGAGCTTTGGCGAATTGCCAAAAGTCTACCAACAGAAGCGCGGTGGCTACGATGTGAAAGCCTTCCCTGCGCTGGTGGACACCAAAGACAGCGTAGAGATCAAACTGTTCGAAACCGAGCAAGAGCAGATCTCGGCAATGAAATCGGGTCAGCGTCGTTTGATCTTGTTGAACGTGCCATCTCCGATTAAATACTTGCACTCGAACCTGCCGAATAAATCGAAACTTGGCTTGTACTTCAACCCATACGGACAGGTGCTTGATTTGATCGACGACTGTATCGCTTGTGGTATTGATAAGTTGATTGAAGAGAAGGGCGGTTTGGTTTGGGAACCAGAACAGTTTGAAGCTCTGAAAGAACACGTGCGTGCAGAGCTGGGTGACACCGTTGTTGAGATTGCTCAGCAGGTTGAAACCATTTTAACTACGGCATTCAGCATCAGCAAGAAGCTGAAAGGACGCGTTGATCTTTCAATGGCATTCGCTCTCTCTGACATAAAAGCTCAAGTAGAAGATTTGATTTTTAAGGGGTTTGCCACAGAATGTGGATGGAAACGCTTGCCAGATATTCTACGCTATATGAAGGCGATAGAACGCCGCATGGAGAAGCTGCCTATTGACCCGAACAAAGATCGCTTACACATGATCAAAGTTGAGTCAGTAATGAACGATTACAAAGAGCTGCTGAATAAGATTCCAAAGGGGATCGCGGTTCCAGAAAACGTGAAAGAGGTGCGTTGGATGATAGAAGAGCTTCGTGTAAGCTTCTTCGCTCAGCAGCTTGGTACGCCTTACCCGGTGTCAGATAAGCGTGTTAAAAACGCGATTGATGCTTGCTAA
- a CDS encoding MipA/OmpV family protein yields MKHKFSPKLISYGAVLLSNAFLGNSVAWAAEEQEWGIAAMFRTASIPYDTSGGDQSVNSFVPMLFFKNDYVFIDGTEMGAYLYQTEDEKWSFSAISRMRFIDIPASEQNAIEGDTADFGTQLTYQLDEQWAVETEIMSDSEYNFHGNLRVKAKYETGDWEFSPSATLRYKSADFNSEYYSASNEAIGAGVDLNVGVEARYHVFSNLYLLGSTSVTRLDDNAYDSSIVEDRYQGELYLGFGFFNDKEKAPKPKLSNAPYLRVAHGWATPSNIGEIITFNGEKDEYNNQLISFFYGHPLTDEVFGFPLDIYLTPGIAHHWSSDVQSRSTEYIIAIKAYYTFDWPTLWRFGVAEGMSYIDSITYIEGSEMDRKGYTASHLLNYLDFSFDVNVGDLIGNNDLNNLWFGYSLHHRSAIFENASQFGRIKGGSNYNTVYFQYEF; encoded by the coding sequence ATGAAGCACAAATTTTCACCGAAGCTCATCTCGTATGGGGCGGTTTTATTAAGTAACGCTTTTTTAGGTAACAGCGTGGCGTGGGCTGCGGAAGAGCAAGAATGGGGCATTGCTGCAATGTTCCGAACCGCGAGCATTCCTTACGACACTTCTGGGGGCGATCAGTCGGTTAACTCATTTGTCCCGATGTTATTCTTCAAGAACGATTACGTGTTTATTGACGGAACTGAAATGGGGGCATACCTGTACCAAACCGAAGATGAAAAGTGGTCATTTAGCGCTATTTCTCGTATGCGTTTTATTGATATCCCAGCTTCAGAGCAAAACGCCATTGAGGGCGATACCGCCGATTTTGGTACTCAACTCACTTACCAACTTGATGAGCAATGGGCTGTCGAGACGGAAATTATGAGTGACAGTGAGTATAACTTCCACGGTAATCTGCGTGTGAAAGCCAAGTATGAGACGGGCGATTGGGAATTCTCTCCAAGCGCGACGCTGCGTTATAAAAGTGCCGACTTCAATAGCGAATACTACTCAGCATCTAATGAAGCCATTGGTGCAGGTGTTGACCTAAATGTCGGCGTAGAAGCGCGTTATCATGTATTTTCAAACCTTTATCTATTGGGTTCGACCAGCGTGACTCGATTGGACGATAATGCTTACGATTCTTCAATTGTGGAAGACCGTTATCAAGGTGAACTCTACCTTGGCTTTGGTTTCTTCAACGACAAAGAAAAGGCTCCAAAACCTAAGCTAAGTAACGCACCTTATCTGCGTGTTGCTCACGGCTGGGCAACGCCATCGAACATTGGTGAAATCATCACTTTCAACGGTGAGAAAGATGAATACAACAATCAGCTTATATCCTTCTTCTATGGTCACCCTTTAACTGACGAAGTGTTTGGTTTCCCGTTGGACATCTACCTAACGCCGGGTATTGCGCACCACTGGAGTTCAGATGTTCAATCTAGGAGTACGGAATACATCATTGCGATCAAAGCCTACTACACGTTTGACTGGCCGACACTGTGGCGATTTGGTGTCGCAGAAGGTATGTCGTACATCGATTCGATTACCTACATCGAAGGCTCTGAGATGGATCGCAAAGGTTACACCGCAAGTCACTTGTTGAACTACCTAGACTTCTCATTCGATGTGAATGTGGGTGATTTAATTGGTAACAACGATTTGAACAACTTATGGTTCGGTTATTCATTACACCATCGCTCGGCGATCTTTGAAAACGCCTCTCAGTTTGGTCGAATCAAAGGTGGCAGTAACTACAACACCGTTTATTTCCAATATGAGTTTTAA
- a CDS encoding TerB family tellurite resistance protein, whose translation MFNSLTSIFKQLIEGQDLSKNQVASPNLAIASLLCEVAGADHQIDESERVAKLQLIQRLLGLDEEQAKALLEQAEPKVEQSVSLYDYTSQLRELSQQVRIDLIKAMWEVAHADGEIDPIEDSVIRKTAELLYVDHSDFIKTKLNVIGKI comes from the coding sequence ATGTTTAATTCTCTTACATCAATCTTCAAACAATTAATAGAAGGCCAAGACCTAAGCAAAAACCAAGTCGCATCACCCAATCTCGCCATCGCGAGTTTATTATGTGAAGTTGCGGGTGCCGACCACCAGATCGATGAATCGGAAAGAGTGGCTAAGCTTCAGCTAATTCAGCGCTTGCTGGGCTTAGATGAGGAGCAAGCAAAGGCGTTACTGGAACAAGCCGAGCCAAAAGTAGAACAATCGGTATCGCTGTATGATTACACATCTCAACTACGAGAATTGTCTCAGCAAGTAAGAATCGACTTAATAAAAGCGATGTGGGAAGTAGCGCATGCAGATGGTGAAATAGACCCAATTGAAGACTCTGTGATCCGTAAAACAGCAGAGCTACTCTACGTTGACCACAGTGATTTCATTAAAACGAAATTAAATGTAATTGGTAAAATTTAG
- a CDS encoding 3'-5' exonuclease yields the protein MNHNRVVCFDLEMCCWSEDGVGTTGEIIEVGLAEIDLASGTIVKRAQYYVKPEKDEVSLFCAELTGITPRKIEKQGRPLESVIKSMIKNFGGPNKIYAAWGRDDLILHKECKEKGIEPPFSEFLNIATLYRVQNRLKDKRIGHRAAQEAKNIEWEGRQHSGYVDAYNLAKLTLTML from the coding sequence ATGAATCACAATCGAGTGGTGTGTTTCGATTTGGAAATGTGCTGTTGGAGCGAAGACGGGGTAGGTACAACAGGGGAGATCATTGAAGTTGGTCTTGCTGAGATTGACCTAGCATCCGGCACTATCGTGAAGCGCGCACAATACTACGTTAAGCCAGAGAAAGACGAAGTCTCTCTGTTCTGTGCCGAGTTGACGGGCATTACACCTCGTAAAATTGAAAAGCAAGGCCGCCCGCTAGAGTCTGTCATCAAGTCGATGATCAAGAACTTTGGTGGTCCAAACAAGATTTACGCAGCGTGGGGACGCGATGACCTCATCTTACACAAGGAGTGTAAAGAGAAAGGCATTGAACCTCCTTTCAGCGAGTTCTTAAACATCGCAACGCTTTATCGTGTTCAAAATAGATTGAAAGACAAACGCATTGGCCACAGGGCCGCTCAAGAAGCTAAGAACATTGAATGGGAAGGGCGCCAACATTCCGGTTACGTTGACGCGTACAACTTGGCGAAGCTAACGCTGACCATGCTTTAA
- a CDS encoding sensor domain-containing diguanylate cyclase, whose amino-acid sequence MPHTIDSMTGLKKRTLPLVAFSISFLIMVLCFVLVAINQHNSLNTNLDSFAKQQTLSLKAFIDNDVAYIGSGANFFYSSEPEGWDKFDRFAKQTINGSKSLIGLQWMQKVAVEDIAEHTAQMVAKYPSYKMFTIPKHGPKTYGYVLSGEPAFIATDIYPNDQVNNDLLGFYSSRERFKLILDNIRETREANISDKVRLLQDGLDSDTPKRGMLVFHPVFEDHSDNLLGVVIGIVRTTAYFDNLLASTIGDIDVYVRVTDNGFESEDAPILFESDGYEGVSGHHITKTITLTNRQWTVDYKIDSCISFNGYLVLAGIAFVGTTISLLLAYIVNLQIREKERLYRMIDERTEELRFLANHDSLTEIYNRRAFNKMLDKAIERNQPFSLIGFDVDKFKGINDQFGHPAGDALLIHVIKLISVNLKQGDGLFRLGGDEFCIISSISNHEALNRYLECIRNTVSHSHCEHQGRQLSCTLSIGAAIRSGEDSEEIMQKADSMLYHSKSNGRNRVTIAG is encoded by the coding sequence ATGCCCCATACAATCGACTCTATGACGGGGTTGAAAAAACGAACTCTGCCGTTAGTCGCCTTTTCGATTTCATTTTTGATAATGGTCTTGTGTTTTGTTCTAGTCGCGATCAATCAACATAATTCATTAAATACGAACTTGGATAGCTTTGCTAAGCAACAAACATTGAGCTTGAAAGCATTTATCGATAATGATGTGGCTTATATAGGTTCAGGTGCTAATTTTTTCTATTCCTCTGAGCCAGAGGGCTGGGATAAATTTGACCGTTTTGCTAAGCAAACGATTAATGGGTCGAAAAGCTTGATTGGGTTGCAATGGATGCAAAAAGTGGCGGTAGAAGATATCGCCGAACATACCGCACAAATGGTAGCGAAGTACCCATCCTACAAAATGTTTACTATTCCTAAACATGGCCCAAAAACATACGGTTATGTTTTGAGTGGTGAACCCGCATTTATTGCGACCGATATCTACCCCAATGATCAAGTAAACAATGATCTATTGGGTTTTTATTCTTCTCGTGAACGCTTTAAGTTGATCCTTGATAACATCAGAGAGACGCGTGAGGCTAATATTTCAGACAAAGTCCGCCTACTGCAAGACGGTTTAGATAGTGATACGCCGAAAAGGGGGATGCTGGTTTTCCATCCAGTGTTCGAGGATCACAGTGACAACTTATTGGGGGTTGTGATTGGTATCGTTCGTACGACGGCCTACTTTGATAACCTTTTGGCATCAACCATCGGAGATATAGACGTCTATGTACGTGTTACCGATAACGGCTTCGAATCAGAAGATGCTCCTATTTTATTTGAATCTGACGGCTACGAAGGTGTGTCTGGACACCATATTACAAAAACAATTACCTTGACTAACCGGCAATGGACGGTCGATTACAAGATAGATTCATGCATCTCTTTTAATGGTTATCTTGTATTGGCGGGTATTGCTTTTGTTGGTACAACCATCTCACTGCTTCTTGCTTATATTGTCAATTTACAAATTCGTGAGAAGGAGCGTTTATACCGAATGATTGATGAAAGAACGGAAGAGCTTCGTTTCTTAGCCAATCATGATAGCCTGACCGAAATTTATAACCGCCGTGCTTTCAATAAAATGCTCGACAAAGCCATTGAGCGAAACCAGCCCTTTAGTTTGATTGGGTTTGATGTCGATAAGTTTAAAGGTATTAATGACCAATTCGGCCACCCGGCTGGCGACGCTTTACTTATTCATGTTATCAAGCTGATTTCTGTCAATCTGAAACAAGGAGATGGTCTGTTCCGTTTAGGCGGTGATGAGTTCTGTATTATCTCTAGCATCTCGAACCATGAAGCTTTGAATCGTTACTTAGAATGCATTCGAAACACAGTGAGTCACTCTCATTGTGAACATCAAGGTCGACAACTGAGTTGTACTTTAAGTATTGGTGCTGCCATTCGTAGCGGTGAGGACTCTGAAGAGATCATGCAAAAAGCGGACAGCATGCTCTACCACAGTAAGTCAAATGGCCGAAATCGAGTCACAATTGCAGGCTAA
- a CDS encoding DUF2760 domain-containing protein: protein MIVDLNLIPQTFDMLHAGLTASSVLLLLIAVSRKTKVVEKVIEKPVEKIVEVEKPVEKIVEVEKVVEVEKVIEKVVEVESKLATAPTDSAMQLLSIMQQEARLIDFLQEDLTSFSDEEVGAAARVIHTGGQKVLADYVTLSHIRSEDEETRITVAEGFNPQEIRLTGNVTGNAPFNGTLVHKGWKATDMNLPKLAENYDASVIAPAEVEL, encoded by the coding sequence ATGATCGTTGATTTGAACCTAATCCCACAGACGTTTGATATGCTTCACGCAGGCTTAACTGCATCAAGCGTTTTACTACTGTTAATTGCCGTTTCTCGTAAAACCAAAGTGGTTGAGAAAGTCATAGAAAAACCAGTAGAGAAGATCGTTGAAGTTGAAAAGCCAGTTGAAAAAATTGTCGAAGTAGAGAAAGTTGTTGAAGTTGAAAAAGTGATCGAAAAAGTCGTTGAAGTGGAATCTAAGCTGGCGACAGCGCCAACAGATTCAGCAATGCAACTTCTGTCTATCATGCAACAAGAAGCGCGCTTAATCGACTTCCTACAAGAAGACCTAACTTCGTTCTCTGATGAAGAAGTTGGCGCAGCGGCTCGTGTTATTCACACTGGCGGCCAAAAAGTATTAGCAGACTACGTAACGCTTTCTCACATCCGCAGTGAAGATGAAGAGACTCGCATCACGGTAGCTGAAGGTTTCAACCCGCAAGAGATCCGCCTAACAGGCAATGTAACGGGTAATGCACCATTCAACGGCACGCTAGTTCACAAAGGTTGGAAAGCAACTGATATGAACCTACCTAAGCTTGCTGAGAATTACGATGCATCTGTGATTGCACCGGCTGAGGTGGAGCTATAA